From a region of the Clupea harengus chromosome 9, Ch_v2.0.2, whole genome shotgun sequence genome:
- the ly6d gene encoding lymphocyte antigen 6D yields the protein MKLLLCTLILGLLCCTTVHTLRCYTCVDDNCKTESDCPADSNFCKTVSTAQEFSRTCEEFCVPGINTYCCMSDLCG from the exons ATGAAGCTGCTGCTCTGTACTCTGATCCTGGGGCTGCTGTGCTGCACAACAG TGCACACGCTGAGATGCTACACCTGTGTGGATGACAACTGTAAGACGGAGAGTGATTGTCCAGCCGACAGCAACTTCTGCAAAACTGTTTCCACCG cGCAAGAGTTCAGCAGAACATGTGAGGAGTTCTGCGTGCCAGGAATCAACACATATTGCTGCATGAGCGACCTGTGTGGTTGA